The Montipora capricornis isolate CH-2021 chromosome 3, ASM3666992v2, whole genome shotgun sequence genome window below encodes:
- the LOC138042573 gene encoding uncharacterized protein, which produces MGNGTSVGYRLMHQKICSSYGLVVDRETVRLALKALDPEGVQRRSKNRLRRRTYQANGPNFLWHIDGYDKLKPFGFCIHGAIDGYSRRIMWLEVDHSNNNPIVIAKYFLKTVRSLGGTSRIVRGDCGTENCYVAAIQRFFREGHEDVFQGDNSFMYGRSVSNQRIEAWWSILRKLNTDFWINYFKDLREIGLYNDDDILHVECLKFCFMPLIREELHQTAELWNLHRIRPQPLNRDSPSGRPDVLYFLPQLNGRANYIHDVTLDDIELAEQICRGQNTLDFSHKIFEELAAMIMEDENLTCPRSPDEALELYTDLLDRINDII; this is translated from the coding sequence ATGGGAAACGGCACTTCGGTTGGTTATCGGCTCATGCATCAAAAAATATGTTCTTCCTACGGACTTGTTGTTGACAGGGAGACAGTGAGACTTGCATTGAAAGCCTTAGATCCAGAAGGAGTGCAAAGACGCTCAAAGAATCGTTTGAGAAGACGCACATACCAGGCTAATGGACCCAACTTTCTCTGGCACATCGATGGCTATGATAAACTTAAGCCCTTTGGGTTTTGTATTCATGGGGCCATCGACGGGTACAGCCGTCGCATTATGTGGCTTGAGGTAGATCACTCCAATAACAACCCAATTGTCATAGCCAAATACTTCTTAAAGACAGTGCGTAGCTTAGGAGGAACATCACGAATCGTTCGAGGGGACTGTGGTACGGAAAATTGTTACGTTGCAGCTATTCAACGTTTTTTTAGAGAGGGACACGAAGACGTGTTTCAAGGAGACAACAGTTTCATGTATGGGCGGTCTGTTTCCAACCAGAGAATAGAAGCCTGGTGGAGCATCTTGAGAAAACTAAACACAGACTTTTGGATAAATTATTTTAAGGATCTGAGGGAGATAGGTCTGTACAATGACGATGACATCCTGCATGTAGAGTGCCTCAAGTTTTGCTTCATGCCACTGATAAGAGAAGAATTGCATCAAACTGCAGAGTTATGGAATTTACATAGAATACGGCCACAGCCTTTAAACCGTGATTCCCCTTCTGGTAGACCAGATGTGTTGTATTTTTTGCCCCAGTTAAATGGAAGAGCCAATTATATTCACGATGTCACGCTGGATGATATAGAACTTGCCGAACAAATTTGCCGTGGTCAAAATACGTTGGATTTTTCACACAAAATTTTTGAAGAACTTGCTGCAATGATTATGGAGGATGAAAATCTAACATGTCCAAGAAGCCCAGATGAAGCTTTGGAATTGTACACAGATCTTCTCGATCGCATTAACGATATCATATAA